tgagttgtaCGGCATCACACTCTCATAAGCTAATTGTTTTAGAACTCAAAGTGTATTGTTGAATGTGTTGTAGGCATGTATGCTGCCATGCCAAGAGACATCCTTCTTGTAGTGGGAAATGAGATTATTGAAGCTCCTATGGCCTGGAGGTCTCGCTTCTTTGAATACCGAGCCTACAGGCCTCTGATCAAGGAGTACTTCAGAAAAGGTGCAAAATGGACCACTGCGCCTAAACCCACCATGTCCGATGACCTGTATGATCAGGTGAGCAGTTATTTTGCTAAATTAGTTTCAGATACTTCTATTTGGTCAAAATGTCACATGTTAAATAGGATTCTTATTCTTCACATAAATTTCATAAACATATGCAAATGTTCTTTGGTTCAACATCCTCATATTACCTTTAAGCTCTATCCTTTTGTTATTTGTTGCACTGTGTGCCAAGATATATATAGCAATGGCTAACTGCTAGAATGTATATCATTTTGTTGTGGTGTCATACAGGATTACCCCATGCAAACATTAGCAGACAGACACAAGTTGGCTGCCCAGGGGAAGTTTGTGACCACAGAGCATGAGCCCTGCTTTGATGCTGCTGAATTCATGCGTGCTGGGAGAGACATTTTTGTCCAGAGAAGTCAGGTGTGAAGGCTGTGAAGGCAAACTTGTAGCTGTGTCTGCTTTGTGAGAGGCAAATTCTTTTGGCTCTTGCTACCTACCTAaccacctacctacctacttacCTGTCTaactacatatatatttttgcaGGTTACAAATTATATGGGAATTGAGTGGATGCGTCGTCATTTGGCTCCAGACTACAAGGTTCACACAATCTCTTTCAAGGACCCAAATGCCATGCACATTGATGGAACTTTTAACATCATTGGACCAGGACTGGCACTGTTAAACCCTGAACGTCCCTGTGACCAGGTACTGCAGATAGGAAAGGGTgccctgtttctttttcttgtgcagtgtttgttttaaagagtGCTCTGCTATGACAACTGCTGATTGactttttcttcagattgaCATGTTCTACAAGGCTGGCTGGACTATTGTTAAACCTCCCATACCCATGATTCCTGATGGTGGGTAGTTACATTACGACTTCCCTTACACAATCACATGCATTTAGTGAAAGACAATCTCTTTTAGGCCATCCAATGTGGATGTCCTCCAAATGGCTGTCCATGAATGTCCTGATGTTGGATGAGAAGCGCGTTTTGGTGGAATCCAGTGAAACCAGCATTCAAAAGATGTTTGAGAGTCTTGGTAAGTTCCTGTATTCCATGTTTAAAATTTGTCAACAGATAATTTGGATTAATCTGTAAGTGAATGGTTCATATCAAAGGTAATTCCAGACAATAACACCTATCTGCTTTGGAATGAGATGTAAATGTGATTTGTTTCAGGTATTACACCCATAAAAGTGAGCATTCGTCATGCCAATTCTCTGGGTGGTGGCTTCCACTGCTGGACAACAGATGTACGCCGCCGTGGAACTCTACAGTCCTACTTCTAATAACCTTTCCAGAAATAACCTGTCTTTTTCCAAGAAGCGGAAGGGGAATGTTGGCTTTCCTTATCTTATtggtgatataactgtcatactTTATTCTTGCTAAAATCATGCATGTTTTCATGTATAAATGGGGAATTTTCAAACTTCTTAAAAAGTATACACATTAAAATATGGATCTTCTACCTTGagtttgttaaaatgtgttaaaaactgctcttaatttccccttCGGAGATCACAttagtatccatccatccatccatccatattcaACCGCTCATCCAGGgccaggtcgcgggggcagcagtctcaagagggatgcccatacttccctttccccagacacctcttccagctcctccaggaggatCCCAAGGCGtccccaggccagctgagagacatagcccctccagcgtgtcctaggtcttcctcgagttctcctcccggtaggacatgcctggaacacctccccagggaggtgtccaggaggtACCCAGAACatatgcccgagccacctcaactggctccgctcgaggtggaggagcagcgactctactccgAGCTACTCCCTGGTGAcagagctcctcaccctatcccTAAGGGTATGCCTAACCACTCTaaagaggaaactcatttcagccacttgtgtCAGGGATCTtatcctttcggtcatgacccaaagcttatgaccataggtgagaataggaacgtagattgaccggtaaatcgagagcttcgtcttgcgactcaactccttcttcaccacgacagacctatacagcgaggTCCCAcatcactgcggaagctgcaccgaaccatctgtcaatctcatgttccatccgtccctcactcgtgaacaagaccccaaaatacttaaactcctccacttggcgcaaagactctccaccaacctgagGAGGGCAGGCGGGCTCAAGGTAACTTTTTCTACTGCAGGGGAGACATCAAGAGAGCTAGCACAGTGTGCTCAGTTCTCCAGATTGCTGTTGTCACttgcagtgttttattgaatagtaggcagtcacatgatttGCATATATAATGTAATGGGAACCTCAAGTTATACGTGATTGGTTAGCTATGATATATGTGAGTGATTAACGAtgaaataaacaataacaaaGCAATGATAATGACTGCATTCTTCCATCATTTCCCCTTGTTTATCATTGCTCAATGTCTAATCCTCACACCCAACATTGCATTGCCTGCTCAGGATTTCTGTAAACATAATACTTGTAGCGAAAGAGGTTATGTCAGGAATGTAACTACAAGTGTCACTGAGCAAACAGacatagataggtagatagatagcttgtttttttattcaggaaagcacTCATTATCACTTgagttttctccaacttttgcatctttttcggaggcgtGGTGATAATGTGAGACTAACTTGTTGCTCTCTGACTGCAGCATGTAAAAtaagcagacgtcgtgttgctgtttggtcaattttattcatttcattcattgtcacaaccgcttcatccgtctatcccagctggcttagggcgtgaggtggcgcaaactctgggcacaacgccacTGTgtcgtggagccacacagacacagacaaacacacacacatacactcattcctacggtcaatttgggactggccaattaacctgaagctcatgatgtttgaggtgggaggaagccggagaacgcagggagaatccacgcagacatggggagaacatacaaactccacacagagtgggacgcaaacccggaaccaccttgtgGCGACAGCGATACCCGCTGTGCTGCCATGCCACCCCTGGTCGATTTAATAAGGCTGAATCACAAGCagatgagtctcgtgacgagaaacttgTGCGAAATCAAGCCACAACGGCGATTTccaggttcgaaatttaagtggagaaatggataaattgtgaatatttttgtagaATGGAGGTGCATTTTGAGTCCTAATATtgtggaaaaaggtagcatcgattttttttcattgtaagTATTTGAAGCTTATGTCCCGGGGATgcacgttgtctgatgattgtACGTCCCTGTCAAGAAACGTGTGTCAAAGACCCAAggacgcacacgcacacaagaaCACTGATCCACTCTAAACACAGgcctataacacacacacacacacacacacacacacacacacacacacacacaaggcctgtaggcatgcaggtgaggaagaggtaGGGcggctccttcatggtgcacctcCAGTGAGCAACTTGCaaaggggacagcgccttgctcaagtgcGCATCAGCATTGTTTGGGTGGTGAGCTGAAACCTTCCCCTGACTGCtgacactccaggtgtttttgggcgggagcgggaatcgaacttccgatcttgaaacattggacgacctgctctactgcccgctctatcactgagccactgccaccccattCCCCATACAATGGCGTGTGAAAAGTCGAGTGCTTGGTATCTAACAGTGGTTAGCTCCAGATTGCGATTACAAAGCATAGCTTTCACAGTGACATGTCCTGGGTGGCACCATCTGTTGTTAGAGTAATTAATAAATCCACTTCCTTTCTCCATTGCGGCTGTGTGTGTATCCTGGTCCACTTGTATGGAAGAGAAGCTTGTTAGCTCAACAATTGTGTTAGGAATGCTAGTGGCTCTAGCAGTTAGCCTAGCCTTTTCAACGCATCCTGCCTGACAGCTACGATATCCCCGTCAAACATCAAAGGGAATAATAAGAGGACCCTCATGGACACCAACTTCTCCATGGAGTACACTAGCCAAGTGCCATCTATTTTAAAAGTagtaaaaatcacaaaacacacaaaacccccaaaaaacaaaaacacttgctcagagcagaggaaagctGCAGCCTGCTTGTGCACTAATAATGCGCATGACCATTATTAGTAATATTTACATTACTATAATCACAATTATTACTGTAGtaataattaaattacaataattatATCCAGAGCTAGTgctttatttctgtgttttgtaaGCTGGAGGTTCAATGTTATTAATCAGATTCGGCAGTGATAATTAGACGAACTATTCGATCAAGAATCCAAGTTATGTTTGTCACAGGAGTTATAGAAGTGATCACTGGAGAAATTGGCAACTGACTCTACTGTTTCAAAATTTTTCCCTCTGTAGTCTTCTTCAACttttaacaaacattttttataaattttgagttgatattgttttactttttctgaATTAACCCTGATCATATTAAACAactttgaaaaacaattttcGCCGATTGATGCTTGAATGTCTTTACCTTTGTACATTCAGCAATCAATGGTTCCTCttaaaatattgtcaaaaatatGTACCACCAACTTCCATATTGGTTTAATAGAAttaacattttgatttaatGGACCTGTACATAATACTTACAATGTATTTACCGCTGTTACTTATATCTAACTTCATGTTTTGCTTTATTAGCTTTAAATTCcaatgaacacaattggttccgagaggctgttttaagttgaattgtttgtgagtcattatttattaaatttcaatttataatcgccatttgagatcatttaaatgcaattactactctaaatcaGGAAGTACTATTACCTAAAACTtaccaaaaataattaaaggacataaaaacaacataaaaaaatgaaataaaatactgttttcctttagagtgaaggacgAAGATGAGGAGGGATGAGTTATTGTCAGTGACAAGCAGAGTTCTCATCGGAGAGATTGTTGCCACTACCATTATCATGACTAGTCTTATGCTTTTTGCTAATACCACTAGCATTAGTCTTAAAACAGGCCACGCTGCCAAAAGGCTCAATGAAGATTTTTGTGCAACAGATCATTATGATGACTCAGAGCATtagtcacacatcacacctgacactttcctccaccagttccatcctgcctgtacacgcttcttcacttcttttccacactctccattgctctcgactgttgaccctaagtacttaaaatcctccaccttcttgatctcttctccctgtaacctcactcttccac
This region of Antennarius striatus isolate MH-2024 chromosome 4, ASM4005453v1, whole genome shotgun sequence genomic DNA includes:
- the LOC137594184 gene encoding glycine amidinotransferase, mitochondrial-like, yielding MLRVKCLRGGCRGAEAIHLFGAMLGRALTGWTQKAFQSSSSTAGSQVQGTVAEDYVTETKGQDCPVCSYNEWDPLEEVIVGRAENCHVPPFTVEVKACIYKKYWPFYQKYGGQSFPENHLKTAVAEIEELCNVLRHEGVTVRRPEPIDWSQVYTTPDFTSSGMYAAMPRDILLVVGNEIIEAPMAWRSRFFEYRAYRPLIKEYFRKGAKWTTAPKPTMSDDLYDQDYPMQTLADRHKLAAQGKFVTTEHEPCFDAAEFMRAGRDIFVQRSQVTNYMGIEWMRRHLAPDYKVHTISFKDPNAMHIDGTFNIIGPGLALLNPERPCDQIDMFYKAGWTIVKPPIPMIPDGHPMWMSSKWLSMNVLMLDEKRVLVESSETSIQKMFESLGITPIKVSIRHANSLGGGFHCWTTDVRRRGTLQSYF